One stretch of Fictibacillus sp. b24 DNA includes these proteins:
- a CDS encoding ABC transporter substrate-binding protein — MKKVLALFMIIALLFSVSACSSDEKASTDGDSKKENVTISYASWSLGTEKEQNLERLMIKAFEKKYPNIKVKIDESISTTDWNGTLAAAASAGKMPDVFALPQIPSSLSNDWLMDITKMTEKDKDFANIPEAVRESATYNDKVYAVPFAQHFLGYLVNKDLFNEANLDYPEFGFSLEEYTKSIKEVTNINKGVAGTNHAFSVTDWYPAAANPDMGWYTVKDGQYSLDSKEFIAGANLAKEITTNNYAYESLPDDLKANFKGENPEEVWMNGQVAVKWDGTWGVPALVEKGTFDFDFIGLPGGRTGVTNDFVGISKTSKHAEEAFLFSKWMSFGKEGFMKRMEIAEKEGKALNTLPVNADPEILDEYFAINEVPGIKTAYDNLDNAVVEPVKTVPGYVDARWEAPTGVKVGEEANAKVAVILDNVIKGNLKIEDYAKQLDQLADQKSKEASEALKDK; from the coding sequence ATGAAGAAAGTTTTAGCTCTTTTCATGATCATCGCATTGTTGTTTTCAGTATCTGCATGTAGTTCAGATGAAAAAGCAAGCACTGACGGTGACAGCAAAAAAGAAAACGTAACGATCTCGTATGCAAGCTGGTCACTTGGTACTGAAAAAGAACAGAACCTTGAGCGCCTTATGATCAAAGCGTTTGAGAAAAAGTATCCAAACATTAAAGTTAAGATCGATGAATCAATTAGCACAACAGACTGGAACGGAACACTCGCTGCTGCAGCAAGTGCTGGCAAGATGCCAGACGTTTTTGCTCTGCCACAGATTCCATCATCACTTTCAAACGACTGGTTGATGGACATCACGAAAATGACAGAAAAAGATAAAGATTTTGCTAACATTCCAGAAGCGGTTCGTGAATCAGCGACTTATAACGATAAAGTGTATGCAGTTCCATTCGCACAGCATTTCTTAGGCTACTTAGTAAACAAAGATCTGTTTAACGAAGCGAACCTAGATTACCCGGAGTTTGGTTTTTCACTAGAAGAGTACACGAAATCTATTAAAGAAGTAACGAACATCAACAAAGGTGTAGCTGGAACGAACCACGCGTTTTCAGTAACCGACTGGTATCCGGCTGCGGCAAACCCAGACATGGGCTGGTATACGGTTAAAGACGGACAATATTCTCTTGATTCAAAAGAATTCATCGCAGGAGCTAATCTTGCAAAAGAAATCACAACGAACAACTACGCGTACGAGTCACTTCCAGATGACTTGAAGGCTAACTTTAAAGGTGAAAACCCAGAAGAAGTATGGATGAACGGACAAGTCGCTGTGAAATGGGACGGCACTTGGGGAGTTCCTGCACTTGTTGAAAAAGGAACCTTTGATTTTGACTTCATCGGACTTCCGGGTGGAAGAACGGGTGTAACGAACGACTTTGTTGGAATCTCAAAAACGAGTAAGCACGCTGAAGAAGCATTCCTTTTCTCTAAGTGGATGTCATTCGGTAAAGAAGGTTTCATGAAACGTATGGAGATCGCTGAAAAAGAAGGAAAAGCATTGAACACACTACCAGTTAACGCAGATCCTGAAATTTTAGATGAGTACTTCGCAATCAATGAAGTGCCCGGAATCAAGACAGCTTATGACAACTTAGACAACGCAGTCGTTGAGCCTGTTAAGACCGTACCTGGCTATGTAGATGCACGTTGGGAAGCACCAACAGGCGTGAAGGTTGGAGAAGAAGCAAACGCGAAAGTGGCCGTGATTTTAGATAACGTGATCAAAGGAAACCTGAAGATCGAAGACTATGCAAAACAGCTTGATCAGTTAGCAGACCAAAAGAGTAAAGAAGCAAGTGAGGCTTTAAAAGATAAATAG
- a CDS encoding carbohydrate ABC transporter permease produces MKKKANKRDYSPWMFLAPYIIFFTTFIIIPVAAAILLSFTYFNAIETPTFIGLSNYVGLITQDEVFMQKILPNTLTFALIVGPGGYILSFILAWALAQVPKRMRTVLALIIYSPSMTAGVAMAVVWTIIFSGDETGYLNSLLLTMGVLLEPIQWLQSPEYLMKIMIFVTLWGSMGVGFLAMLSGVLNINTEIYEAGYIDGINNRFQEIIYITIPSMKPQMLFGAVMAVVGTFQAGAIGVALSGANPTPQYAGQLMVNHLEDYGFIRYEMGYAAAISVVLLIVVYLFSKVAWRLFGEKD; encoded by the coding sequence ATGAAAAAGAAAGCAAATAAACGAGATTATTCACCGTGGATGTTCCTTGCTCCGTATATCATCTTTTTTACAACGTTTATCATCATACCTGTTGCAGCGGCAATCCTTTTGTCATTTACGTATTTTAACGCGATCGAAACACCGACGTTCATCGGGTTGAGCAACTATGTCGGTCTGATCACACAGGATGAAGTGTTCATGCAGAAGATTCTGCCAAACACCTTAACGTTCGCATTGATAGTGGGCCCGGGCGGGTATATCTTATCGTTCATACTCGCTTGGGCGCTCGCTCAAGTACCAAAGCGCATGCGAACGGTCTTAGCACTGATCATCTACTCGCCATCCATGACAGCAGGTGTTGCGATGGCCGTTGTTTGGACGATCATCTTCTCTGGAGATGAAACAGGTTATCTAAACAGCTTGCTTCTCACGATGGGTGTGCTGTTAGAGCCGATCCAATGGCTGCAGTCACCTGAGTATTTGATGAAGATCATGATTTTTGTAACGCTTTGGGGCTCTATGGGTGTTGGATTCCTCGCGATGTTATCAGGTGTTCTAAACATTAACACCGAGATCTATGAAGCAGGATACATCGATGGCATCAACAACCGTTTTCAAGAGATCATCTATATCACGATTCCGTCCATGAAGCCGCAGATGTTGTTCGGAGCGGTCATGGCAGTCGTTGGAACGTTTCAGGCTGGTGCGATCGGGGTAGCGCTTTCGGGTGCTAACCCGACACCGCAATATGCGGGTCAGCTTATGGTCAACCATTTGGAGGATTATGGTTTTATCCGTTATGAGATGGGTTACGCAGCAGCGATCTCGGTCGTGCTGCTCATCGTTGTATATCTGTTCTCGAAAGTAGCCTGGAGGCTGTTTGGAGAGAAGGACTAG
- a CDS encoding ROK family protein: MRLGAIEAGGTKFVCGIGTEQGEVIERISIPTTTPEETLGQVIDFFKEKEIDALGVGSFGPVDLDPASSTYGYITSTPKKYWNQFNLVGELKKHFKIPIGFDTDVNAAALGESVWGAAKGLDSCLYMTVGTGIGVGAVAEGKLIHGMLHPEMGHILVRRHEEDGFRGSCPYHDDCLEGMAAGPAIEARWGIKGVELAGESRVWELEAYYLAQALVNYILILSPKKIIIGGGVMKQEQLFPFVREHTIKLLNGYIQHDNIVKNIDQYIVPPGLGDNAGVCGALALAKGL, translated from the coding sequence ATGAGACTAGGAGCGATTGAAGCGGGAGGCACGAAGTTTGTTTGCGGAATCGGTACCGAACAAGGAGAAGTCATTGAAAGAATTTCCATCCCAACAACAACGCCGGAAGAGACTCTCGGGCAGGTGATCGACTTTTTTAAAGAGAAAGAGATTGATGCGCTTGGAGTGGGTTCATTCGGACCAGTTGATCTTGATCCGGCAAGCTCAACGTATGGCTATATCACAAGCACTCCAAAAAAATATTGGAATCAATTCAACTTAGTCGGCGAACTGAAAAAGCATTTTAAAATTCCGATCGGGTTTGATACGGATGTGAACGCGGCAGCACTAGGCGAATCGGTTTGGGGTGCAGCTAAAGGACTCGACAGCTGCTTATATATGACCGTTGGAACGGGTATTGGCGTTGGGGCTGTTGCGGAAGGAAAGCTCATTCACGGCATGCTGCACCCAGAGATGGGCCACATTTTGGTAAGGCGGCATGAAGAGGATGGGTTTCGTGGCAGCTGTCCTTATCACGACGATTGTCTAGAAGGAATGGCGGCAGGACCTGCGATTGAAGCACGCTGGGGAATAAAAGGTGTGGAACTTGCAGGTGAATCTAGAGTGTGGGAACTTGAAGCGTACTATCTGGCACAAGCACTCGTGAATTATATACTAATACTCTCGCCTAAGAAGATTATTATCGGCGGTGGCGTGATGAAGCAGGAACAGCTTTTCCCGTTTGTACGAGAACATACGATTAAGTTGTTAAACGGGTATATTCAGCATGACAATATAGTAAAAAATATTGATCAGTATATTGTGCCACCTGGCTTGGGTGACAATGCAGGGGTGTGCGGGGCATTAGCGTTAGCGAAAGGACTATAG
- a CDS encoding beta-galactosidase produces the protein MKSVTIKDEKVIVEGKEVFLFGGELHYFRIPKQDWRTRIQQVKEAGANMISTYVPWIFHEYEEGVTDLTGTSRPERDFQTFLQLVKEEGMYCLVRPGPYVMAEIIDHGVPTWFIENYPEAVAKTNAGEIHPTRVVSYSHPTFLEKTELWYKEVCSVIKPFLVTNGGPVILFQLDNEVGMFHWVTNQPDYNASTLQEFQQHLKTNYTEQSFQDTFRIPYGDIQSFAENMTKKPEAIFAHALRNEFGLFLRQHYKRFIEHLKQSAEEKGIDVPFVVNIHGFHGIDILKRGTMYPIGISQLLETAKIENTLMAGDYYIGNIEYDSYVDIVLANAFTKAIQWKEQPLFSAEFQGGSIHDKPKLQPTTFDLTTRLCIADGMNGVNYYMFGAGENYENIGLFGRRHDWQAPLTKTGQRNPHYPVIQHIGKMLQTFESSLLQTKPVIDTHLGFYPDYYMTEFHDEHTKAMVDQIQRDRETYMANGIAKALRLNNIIYDAVNVQADDEIDPSQIPSLWMFTTEWMDEYIQRKLVSYLENGGKLILFPTIPTKTLKNVPCTILKDYIDVSVKGVSNRVFGQIDQTDNVLIDRAEIYETKGGVFAHIEDKPHQVIAFEKQLGKGQLYMFGVGMDHGFHYQNDIIVELAKRAGIESRFSLHEELDITIRSHPDKGDFFFLQNFDEYKKTTTITYDGKTLFGGKEISIPMRSGLMLLVNVPLNEDLFIIYGTGEIYEIEHHQDEISLTLKVIQREEEFIFRSSTWKPVDSEGITIEEVQEHTFKVLIQTTEDTASIRFQPAFANAIQP, from the coding sequence ATGAAAAGCGTAACGATAAAAGATGAGAAGGTGATCGTCGAGGGGAAGGAAGTTTTCTTATTTGGAGGAGAACTTCACTACTTTCGTATTCCAAAACAAGATTGGCGGACGCGCATCCAACAAGTGAAAGAAGCAGGAGCCAATATGATCAGCACTTATGTACCTTGGATCTTTCATGAGTATGAGGAAGGCGTAACGGATTTGACGGGGACTTCTCGTCCAGAGCGTGATTTTCAAACGTTCCTTCAGCTCGTAAAAGAGGAAGGGATGTATTGCTTAGTGCGGCCAGGCCCGTACGTGATGGCGGAAATCATCGACCATGGTGTTCCAACGTGGTTCATTGAAAACTACCCAGAAGCGGTAGCGAAAACGAACGCAGGCGAGATCCATCCAACACGAGTCGTGAGCTACAGTCATCCGACATTTTTAGAAAAAACGGAGCTTTGGTATAAAGAGGTTTGCTCGGTCATTAAACCTTTCCTTGTAACGAACGGCGGTCCGGTCATCCTATTCCAGCTCGATAACGAAGTGGGGATGTTCCATTGGGTTACGAACCAGCCGGATTATAATGCTTCGACTCTTCAAGAGTTTCAGCAGCATTTGAAAACAAACTACACGGAGCAATCGTTTCAAGATACGTTCCGCATTCCATATGGAGACATCCAGTCATTCGCGGAGAACATGACAAAAAAACCTGAAGCGATTTTCGCTCACGCACTCCGAAATGAATTTGGACTCTTTTTACGTCAGCACTATAAGCGGTTCATCGAGCACCTTAAACAGTCAGCAGAAGAAAAAGGCATTGACGTTCCGTTCGTGGTGAACATTCATGGATTTCACGGCATCGATATTTTAAAGCGGGGAACGATGTACCCGATCGGGATTTCGCAGCTGCTCGAGACCGCCAAGATTGAGAATACGCTCATGGCTGGCGACTATTACATTGGGAACATCGAGTATGACAGCTACGTTGACATCGTTCTGGCTAACGCGTTTACAAAAGCGATTCAGTGGAAAGAGCAACCGCTGTTCTCAGCTGAGTTTCAAGGTGGAAGTATTCACGACAAGCCGAAGCTCCAACCGACGACATTCGATCTAACGACGCGTTTATGTATCGCTGACGGTATGAACGGTGTGAACTATTACATGTTTGGTGCTGGTGAAAACTATGAAAATATCGGACTGTTCGGAAGACGGCATGATTGGCAGGCGCCGCTCACTAAGACCGGCCAAAGAAATCCGCACTATCCTGTGATTCAGCATATCGGTAAGATGCTGCAGACATTCGAGAGCTCACTGCTCCAAACGAAGCCAGTGATCGATACGCATCTCGGTTTTTATCCGGATTATTACATGACTGAGTTTCATGATGAGCATACGAAAGCAATGGTCGATCAGATTCAGCGCGATCGTGAAACGTATATGGCGAACGGAATCGCGAAGGCACTTAGACTGAACAACATTATCTATGATGCGGTTAACGTGCAGGCTGATGATGAGATCGATCCGAGCCAGATTCCTTCTCTCTGGATGTTTACTACCGAGTGGATGGATGAGTACATTCAACGAAAACTTGTCTCGTATCTTGAGAACGGCGGTAAGCTCATCTTGTTCCCGACCATTCCGACTAAAACACTAAAAAACGTACCGTGCACGATCCTCAAAGATTACATCGACGTTTCGGTTAAAGGAGTAAGCAATCGTGTGTTCGGTCAGATTGATCAGACGGACAACGTGTTGATCGACCGGGCTGAAATCTATGAGACAAAGGGTGGCGTGTTTGCACATATTGAGGACAAGCCTCACCAAGTGATCGCTTTTGAAAAGCAGCTTGGAAAAGGACAGCTCTACATGTTCGGCGTTGGAATGGATCACGGCTTTCATTATCAGAACGACATTATCGTCGAGCTTGCGAAACGAGCGGGTATCGAGAGTCGCTTCAGCCTCCATGAAGAACTTGATATCACGATTCGATCTCATCCGGATAAGGGAGATTTCTTCTTCCTTCAAAACTTTGATGAGTATAAGAAGACGACGACAATCACTTACGACGGCAAAACACTTTTCGGCGGGAAAGAAATTTCAATTCCGATGAGAAGCGGACTCATGCTTCTGGTTAACGTTCCATTAAATGAGGACTTGTTCATCATATACGGAACGGGTGAGATCTATGAGATTGAACATCATCAGGATGAAATTTCACTCACGCTAAAAGTAATCCAACGAGAAGAAGAGTTCATTTTCCGTTCTTCTACTTGGAAACCTGTAGACAGTGAAGGAATCACCATTGAGGAAGTTCAGGAACACACGTTTAAAGTGCTGATTCAAACAACAGAAGACACAGCATCCATTCGGTTTCAACCGGCGTTCGCGAACGCTATTCAACCATAA
- a CDS encoding DUF4127 family protein, with the protein MKIAYLPIDERPCNITYVQMIAESSHDVELFVPGPELLGYKKKAANTEGLWNWLKNLAGKVDALILSIDMLVYGGLLPSRLHYLTQKESTVWIERLRSLRQEHPNLGIYASNLIMRTPKYSSSDEEPDYYEHWGRELFLRAYLLDKEKREKLTEDEAKQLSEIQEKLPKEHIEDYETRRVFNSNMNLQMLDLVQEGVLTFMSIPQDDSSEFGYTAIDQSAVVTKREQLRLYKKVHMYPGADEVGATLLARVYNDLKGQKPKIFPIWSSTLGPQLVPMYEDRPFAESLKAHVLAAGCQLVDRAEDADLVLAYNMPGRVMQESWEQNVKDITYTSFRNMLTFVDEIKHFIDSGKNVIVADSAYANGGDRELITLLDEEGILDQLLSYKGWNTNCNTLGTTICQGVLGAEGKQTEIQKNLIYHLFDDYFYQAEIRMEMNTDYLPKYDLNYFDLKEAADIVNEERNQRMLSRFNEMILNSFQAYKVENLETFAPWNRMFECGLSFKLKERSDSK; encoded by the coding sequence ATGAAGATTGCTTATTTACCAATAGATGAACGCCCTTGCAACATCACATATGTCCAGATGATTGCGGAGTCTTCACATGATGTAGAGTTGTTTGTTCCTGGACCTGAACTCTTAGGTTATAAAAAAAAGGCGGCGAATACAGAAGGTTTGTGGAACTGGCTAAAGAATCTAGCAGGGAAAGTGGATGCTCTTATTTTAAGCATTGATATGCTGGTTTACGGCGGGCTGCTTCCGTCCAGACTTCATTATTTGACTCAAAAAGAGAGTACGGTATGGATTGAACGCTTACGCTCGCTGCGCCAGGAACATCCGAATCTAGGAATCTACGCATCAAATTTAATCATGCGTACACCAAAATACAGTTCGAGTGACGAGGAACCGGATTATTATGAACATTGGGGCAGAGAATTGTTTTTACGCGCTTATCTACTGGATAAAGAAAAGCGAGAAAAGTTAACAGAAGATGAGGCGAAACAGCTTAGCGAAATACAAGAAAAGCTGCCAAAAGAACACATCGAAGACTATGAGACGAGACGTGTCTTCAACTCAAATATGAATTTACAGATGTTAGATTTGGTTCAGGAAGGCGTGCTGACGTTTATGTCCATTCCTCAGGATGATAGTTCCGAATTCGGATATACTGCGATTGATCAAAGCGCGGTGGTGACAAAACGAGAACAGCTGCGTTTATATAAAAAAGTTCACATGTACCCTGGTGCAGATGAAGTAGGAGCGACTTTATTAGCGAGGGTTTATAATGATTTGAAGGGGCAGAAACCTAAAATTTTTCCTATATGGAGCAGTACGCTCGGCCCGCAGCTTGTGCCCATGTATGAAGATCGTCCTTTTGCAGAAAGTTTAAAAGCGCATGTTTTAGCAGCAGGGTGTCAGTTGGTGGATCGTGCGGAGGATGCCGATCTAGTGCTCGCTTATAATATGCCAGGACGCGTCATGCAAGAGTCATGGGAACAAAATGTAAAAGACATTACGTACACGAGTTTTAGAAATATGCTCACGTTTGTGGATGAAATTAAGCATTTTATAGATTCAGGTAAAAACGTCATTGTGGCGGATTCCGCATATGCGAATGGCGGAGACCGCGAGTTGATCACCCTTTTAGATGAAGAGGGTATTCTTGATCAGCTTCTGTCATACAAAGGGTGGAACACGAACTGTAATACGCTAGGCACAACAATCTGCCAAGGTGTGTTGGGGGCTGAAGGTAAGCAGACGGAGATTCAAAAAAATCTAATTTACCACCTTTTTGATGATTATTTTTATCAAGCAGAGATTCGTATGGAAATGAACACAGATTATCTGCCGAAGTATGATTTGAATTATTTTGATTTAAAAGAGGCTGCAGACATTGTAAATGAAGAGCGCAATCAACGGATGTTAAGTAGATTCAATGAGATGATTCTGAATAGCTTTCAAGCATATAAGGTGGAGAATTTGGAAACGTTCGCGCCATGGAACCGAATGTTTGAATGTGGACTTTCCTTTAAGTTGAAAGAAAGAAGTGATTCTAAATGA
- a CDS encoding acetylxylan esterase, with the protein MNAYDEAIEQLRNYKPQQTKKADFDAFWDRLKVENHEYPLNVEVKERAYSVPGVKVYDVAFDGFRNSRIHGVYVTPEIVKYDAPAAVIFHGYNWNTLQPHYTFKHVIQGVPVLLVDVRGQSVKSADKNNYENGGAAGWLTQGIFDPDQYYYTHVYMDCYRSVDVVRELSGKRDVYLEGGSQGGGLAIATAALQEDITLTLCDIPFMTDFERSVGLAAEGPYTEIAHYFKVHDPQHLTVAKIFETLSYVDTMNLATFVTCPVLLSVGMIDPVCPPLSAFALYHHLGGPKEIRTYREYGHEVPMLHEEEKLKFIHKKYVAKEGQIHEDCLFTNR; encoded by the coding sequence ATGAATGCTTACGATGAAGCGATAGAACAACTGCGAAATTACAAACCTCAGCAGACGAAAAAAGCTGATTTTGATGCATTTTGGGATAGGTTAAAAGTTGAAAATCACGAGTATCCGCTAAATGTTGAAGTAAAGGAGCGAGCATACAGCGTTCCGGGCGTAAAAGTCTATGACGTGGCATTTGACGGATTTCGCAATTCTCGCATCCACGGTGTTTACGTGACACCAGAAATTGTTAAGTACGATGCTCCAGCTGCCGTCATCTTTCATGGCTACAACTGGAACACGCTGCAGCCGCATTATACGTTTAAGCATGTGATTCAAGGTGTGCCTGTTTTATTAGTAGATGTAAGAGGACAGAGTGTGAAATCCGCGGACAAGAACAACTACGAAAATGGAGGGGCAGCCGGCTGGCTCACACAAGGAATTTTCGATCCTGACCAATATTATTACACGCACGTTTATATGGATTGTTACCGAAGTGTTGACGTTGTTCGCGAACTGTCAGGAAAAAGAGACGTTTATCTGGAAGGCGGCAGTCAAGGTGGAGGATTGGCCATCGCCACTGCTGCTTTGCAGGAGGACATCACCTTAACGTTATGCGACATTCCGTTTATGACGGACTTTGAACGTTCGGTTGGACTTGCTGCAGAAGGACCTTATACAGAGATTGCGCATTATTTTAAAGTACACGATCCACAGCATCTAACGGTAGCTAAAATCTTTGAAACGCTCAGTTATGTGGACACGATGAATTTAGCAACCTTTGTAACATGTCCGGTCCTTTTATCGGTGGGGATGATTGATCCCGTATGTCCGCCGTTAAGCGCTTTTGCTTTGTATCATCATTTAGGCGGTCCAAAGGAAATCAGAACGTACCGTGAATACGGCCACGAAGTCCCTATGCTTCATGAGGAAGAAAAGCTGAAATTTATTCATAAAAAGTATGTAGCGAAAGAAGGCCAAATCCATGAAGATTGCTTATTTACCAATAGATGA
- a CDS encoding extracellular solute-binding protein, with the protein MKFRRFLWLGLALCLIFPQPYASAEGNSQDNKPAEQVVEENYHTVLNSWEKKGTGDASDFEASVSPSDFKIKDKKNLLSDSESIGYNDRVFYWHNRESVSYEVNVEEAGLYELAFDYYPLSNEVVPIEGAIQVNGNYPFYESRRIVFPADWKNEKNSFEKDRFDNDMIPKQKRIERWNTLTAEDASQLQPEPLRYELKKGRNTIQLTNLSGEMLLGKAYVKSPSKLPSYKDYVKKHENVKLAETMITREAEKDYEKNSSYIRPFAADDSSTIPSSPKNLLLNTLGSESWKDSGQTVNWNVNVKKEGFYKLTFKVLQNKETGGPVFRKLLIDGKVPFQEASPVTFPFNKNWDNVTLEDEDGKAYLFYLSKGKHQIGLEADAAPVEPVLHTTNKVMREMEELTLEIRKLTGNQTDTSRGWKISEYIPGIDKKLSGWADELEKELNYLRTLDKTKEDSKDMVSLEMAVQKLRALSKKPNEIPSRLTELSEGSSSAAQLLGNMLVTLPEQPLTVDRFYVHGDEKEVPNAEAGFWEKLIDSIQRFFLSFFSENYSASEAEEDTLEVWVNRPRQYVELLQNLSDQNFTPETGIKVKFSIMPEEQKLILASASNKQPDVALGISTWLPYELSIRGAAVDLHQFDDFEKFSKQFSPGAFLPLMIGDSVYAMPETQDFFVQFYRKDIMQALGLPVPDTWDDVKGILPELQRFGMNYYTHIAGATGFKPFQATAPFVYQFDGDLYGKNGMKTAIGTEESLKGIQFMAELNTIYSMPLQVPNFYNHFRYSTLPIGTANFTTYTQLTAAAPEIAGWWDIAPHPGVKKEDGTVERWATGSGQSAMIFKGTKSKEDSWELLKWWLSEDTQTEFATNLQMLYGPEYMWNTSNLEAFKNLPWPEQHKKTILKQWEYLYEVPKNPGSYMIERELSNIWNRIVFDGVNPRSAVDDSVVAIDREIKRKMEEFGYVKDGKMVKPYPIPTIEQVKSWAGDENEKESK; encoded by the coding sequence ATGAAGTTTAGAAGATTTCTTTGGTTAGGTTTAGCGCTGTGTCTCATTTTCCCACAACCATATGCATCTGCTGAAGGCAACAGTCAGGATAATAAGCCTGCCGAACAAGTCGTGGAGGAAAACTATCATACCGTCCTTAACAGTTGGGAGAAGAAAGGGACAGGGGACGCTTCAGATTTTGAAGCGTCTGTCTCTCCTTCTGATTTTAAGATCAAAGACAAAAAGAACCTTTTGTCAGATTCAGAGAGTATTGGCTATAACGATCGTGTTTTCTATTGGCATAACCGTGAGTCCGTTTCTTATGAAGTGAATGTGGAAGAAGCAGGACTATATGAGCTAGCGTTTGATTATTATCCACTGAGCAATGAGGTTGTTCCAATAGAGGGCGCCATTCAGGTAAACGGTAACTATCCTTTTTATGAAAGCCGCAGAATCGTGTTTCCGGCCGATTGGAAAAACGAGAAAAACAGCTTCGAGAAAGATCGGTTCGACAACGACATGATTCCGAAGCAGAAGCGGATCGAGCGTTGGAACACGTTAACAGCGGAAGATGCGAGTCAGCTTCAGCCAGAACCACTTCGTTACGAACTGAAAAAAGGAAGAAATACGATCCAGCTTACGAACCTATCAGGCGAGATGCTACTAGGAAAAGCGTACGTCAAATCACCTAGCAAACTACCAAGCTATAAAGATTACGTAAAAAAGCATGAAAACGTAAAATTGGCCGAAACAATGATCACGCGTGAAGCCGAGAAGGACTATGAAAAGAACAGCTCGTACATACGTCCTTTTGCGGCGGATGATTCATCAACGATACCGAGTTCTCCAAAGAACCTTCTTCTGAACACGCTAGGTTCTGAATCGTGGAAAGACTCCGGACAGACGGTGAACTGGAACGTCAACGTGAAGAAAGAAGGTTTTTACAAGCTAACATTTAAAGTGCTGCAGAACAAAGAGACGGGTGGTCCGGTTTTTCGAAAACTTTTAATTGATGGCAAAGTTCCGTTTCAAGAAGCTTCACCGGTCACGTTCCCATTCAATAAAAACTGGGATAACGTCACGTTAGAAGACGAAGATGGAAAAGCATATCTGTTTTATTTATCAAAAGGAAAGCATCAGATCGGTCTAGAAGCTGACGCCGCACCTGTTGAACCAGTTCTTCATACGACGAACAAAGTGATGCGTGAGATGGAAGAGCTGACGCTTGAAATCAGAAAGCTTACAGGGAATCAGACAGATACGTCTCGTGGCTGGAAGATCAGCGAGTACATTCCAGGTATCGATAAAAAACTTTCTGGCTGGGCTGATGAGCTAGAGAAAGAACTAAACTATCTCAGAACACTTGATAAAACAAAAGAAGATTCAAAAGATATGGTCTCGCTTGAGATGGCGGTTCAAAAGCTAAGAGCACTTAGCAAAAAGCCGAATGAGATTCCAAGCCGACTTACAGAGCTGTCAGAAGGATCGTCTTCAGCGGCACAGCTGCTCGGAAACATGCTCGTGACTTTGCCCGAACAGCCGTTAACGGTCGACCGCTTCTACGTGCATGGTGATGAAAAAGAAGTACCGAACGCAGAAGCTGGTTTTTGGGAAAAGCTGATCGATTCGATTCAACGCTTCTTCTTATCGTTCTTCTCTGAAAATTATTCAGCGAGTGAAGCTGAAGAAGATACGTTAGAGGTTTGGGTGAACCGGCCACGTCAATATGTAGAGCTTTTACAAAACCTATCCGATCAAAACTTTACACCAGAGACAGGAATCAAAGTAAAATTCTCCATCATGCCGGAAGAACAGAAGCTTATTTTAGCAAGTGCATCGAACAAACAGCCAGATGTCGCACTTGGCATTAGTACGTGGCTGCCATATGAGCTATCCATTCGTGGTGCAGCCGTTGATCTGCATCAGTTTGATGACTTCGAAAAATTCAGCAAGCAGTTCTCACCAGGAGCTTTTCTTCCGCTCATGATCGGTGATTCGGTTTATGCGATGCCAGAAACACAAGATTTCTTTGTGCAGTTTTACCGAAAAGATATTATGCAAGCACTCGGTCTTCCGGTTCCGGATACGTGGGATGACGTGAAGGGCATCTTGCCAGAACTGCAGCGTTTTGGGATGAACTATTATACGCATATCGCTGGTGCAACAGGCTTTAAGCCGTTCCAAGCGACCGCTCCGTTCGTGTATCAGTTTGACGGAGATCTGTACGGAAAAAATGGGATGAAGACGGCGATCGGAACAGAAGAATCGCTAAAAGGCATTCAGTTCATGGCAGAGCTGAACACGATCTACAGCATGCCGTTACAAGTGCCAAACTTTTATAACCATTTCCGATATTCAACACTTCCGATCGGAACAGCAAACTTTACGACGTACACGCAACTTACGGCTGCTGCTCCAGAGATCGCAGGATGGTGGGATATTGCTCCACATCCGGGTGTGAAAAAAGAAGACGGAACGGTAGAGCGCTGGGCAACTGGTTCAGGTCAGTCTGCGATGATCTTCAAAGGTACAAAGAGTAAGGAAGATTCGTGGGAGCTTTTAAAATGGTGGCTGTCAGAAGATACGCAGACCGAGTTCGCGACCAATCTTCAGATGCTGTATGGACCAGAATACATGTGGAACACGTCGAACCTAGAGGCGTTCAAGAACCTTCCGTGGCCAGAGCAGCATAAGAAAACGATTCTGAAGCAATGGGAGTATCTATACGAAGTACCGAAGAATCCAGGTTCGTACATGATTGAGCGTGAGCTTTCGAACATCTGGAACCGCATCGTGTTCGACGGTGTGAACCCGAGATCGGCAGTTGATGATTCAGTCGTTGCGATCGACCGGGAGATCAAGCGAAAGATGGAAGAGTTCGGATATGTGAAAGACGGCAAGATGGTCAAGCCGTATCCGATTCCTACGATAGAACAAGTGAAAAGTTGGGCAGGCGATGAGAATGAAAAAGAAAGCAAATAA